GCAGGCTCAAGCCCAAGCTCAAGCCCAAGCCCAAGCACGACTACAGACACAGCAGAAACAGCAAAATTCTCCTCCACAGTTTCAGCAAAACTACCCGGCTAATTCTCCTCAAGGTGTACAGGCTAACCAAGCTCAAAACCAGAAACAACAAGCTGCCAGGGCGTTCCAGTTGCAGAGGGCGCTGCAGAATCAAATTAATGCTCTGCAAATAGACAGCTTTATGCGCACTCTACAAGACTTTCTAGCAAGGAAGGGTATAAACTTGATTCAGCCTGTAATCGAAGGAAAAAAGGTGCccatattttttttgtatATCCTAGTGGGATCAAAAATGGGCGGTTTCCACAATGTTTCTAAGCATAACCAATGGGCTTTAGCTGCTTCTAAGTTCAATCTTTCTCCGAACGCTGCCAATGAGCTTACAGCTATATATGCTCAGTACCTTTTGCCATTTGAGGAATTTTCTCTGACTCCAGAAGGGAAGACAGAAATggctcaaagaaaagttgcATTACAGAAACAGATTCAACAGCTTCAAATTCAATTTGAACGACAGAAACAAAGgtttcaacagcaacaacaacaacagcagccacagcaacatcaacatcaaaatcaacaaccaaaccaacaacaacaacagcacCTGCAGCAACAGTCTAAGCAACAGCTtcagcaacagcagcagcaacaacaacaacagcaacagcatTTACTACGACAGCAACAGCAGAtgcaacaacaacagcaacgacaatttcaaattcaacagcaacaacaacaacaaccgCAGGTAATACCTCAACGGAGTCAATTACAACAACCGATGTCTCCTCAGCAGAACACTTCTGCCCCATCATCCATCGCATCTCACAATTCGGCGAAGCCAACTCCACCTACTCATGGGATGCATGGGAGTAATACACCTGGTCAGCCCGTACCCTTTGATTCCAGACAGCAAACCAATTATTCAAGTCCCAATATACCAGCCACAACGACTTCTCAAGAGCATCAAGGAGAAAAATCTATAAACCTGAAGTGGCGCACAACTACGTTCCGCATCAAAGACTGTTAGATACCGTTGCTGGCTATCAAATGGACAAATTACTTCAATTGGGGgaacaattggaacaaGCAAAACCGTTATTTTTATTTGCCCCAGAACTAGGCTCTGTGGATTTGCATGCTTTGACCATGTCCTTATCCAGTGGGATTTTATCAGAAATAAACACTGCTCTAGATGTTTTGCTGGTCGTTTCCGCGGATCACAGCCTATTGCTCAATTTGAGTGAATGCCCTGACCTGCTTGACGCATTAAGTGATGTTGGTCTTGATGTGTTGAATGAGGTCATTAATGGGAAAAAAACCTCCAAATCGCAACCCATTTACTACGACAACACAACTCTGTATGACTCAAATGATGTTATCGAAGagatattttcaaagtactCGGGAGAGAAAAGCACTGATGTCCAGATAGTAGTTGACTCTTTTACCTCCGAACCCATAGAAGAGAAAAGTCCCAATTCTCCTTCTGACTCACTTTTTGTTGATTCTGAAGAGCAGGTTTCTACTGCTGATTCTGAACAATCGACGCTACGATCAATTCCCGatgcattttcttttcctgaCTATGCAGACTTATTAGCAAGCTGTAGAAAAGAAGCAGATCTTATATTTTCCGATATTTATACCCGCTCTTACAACAATGACGACATACTCCATATCGAACAGCTGGCCACAATCACAATGCTTTTGAGAAACGTATCTTTTGTTACTACCAACATGGAAACTATAGGTcagaatccaaagtttgTCCGTTTTCTCTTTaaacttttggaatctGTAGCCGAACATCCCAAGAAGTTTAGATTTCagagaaagattttggcCTTACTCAAAGATTCGTTGATGATACTTTCTAGCATCTCTCAATTTTTACAGTTGAGAAATCATAAAGATGCGCTATTGCTCTTAATGCTATGTTTTTCAATGGGTATCAAGATAAAAGGGATTCTTGATAAGGATAAGAAAGATCGTTCAATGACTGAAAGAAATATGCCAGGCTTCCAAAGATACCACTCTTTCTGTGTTGACATTTTGGCCAAGGTATTGGTTAGAAACCCAAACAACAAAAAGTTATTGGCCGACGTTTTATGTGAAAATTATGTCAGTGAACTTGATCCGTCTGCTCCCAATTATTCAGATGAGATGCATACTTTTAGGTTATTGAAGTTATATGTTGGTGATGAAGTGAATGGGCACCTCTTATCTAAGGCGTTTTCATTTGCCTTATTATCGTTACCATTAGATTCACTCATTAACGCTCCTGCCTTTGTTGAAGAGCTAGCTCCAACTATCTTTGAAGGACTCCTAGTATGCAAAATTTTTATGGACATGATCACTCCCGATAACTTTAGCATCAACCTTCCATTGTTATGGTTAACGACAAAAGATAATATTGGTGCAAATTTGCTAACTCTGGGATTGTACTTGACGAATATTGCCATCAAGACCAATAACCCCACATACGTAATGATGGCAGGCAGATGTCTAAGTCTTACAAACGATCTTATTTCGAAGGCACTATTTTTTAGTGAGCTAGGTGACGATGATCTCATAAGGCTTTCTCAACTTCCAGGACTATTTCCTGCTTTTGAGAAAACTGTATTAACTATTGCAAACTCTGTTAACCCGGTTATTACAATAGAGTCTATCAAACTGGAGAAAACATTTCACCAGTTGACCTCGAAGCTTCAGGAGAGAGGCCTAGGTGTCGATTAGATGACTGGCGTGGTAGTGAACTGGAGTGAATAAAGCATTACGATTGGTAAATCCACTGTATAATTATGTATAGATAAACCTATTTCAATAGAGTTAAACATTTAATCCATTTGAATTTGTAGACGTGGAGTTGAACTTCCAATTAACAAAGTTATAGGCTACAGATCCAGCCTCTTTTCCGATTATATCCTGCATCTCCTGTAACGACAGATTGACAAACTTCTTGAGGTTTTTCACTTTAGTTATAATCAAATGATAATTGACCTTGGTCACACCTGGTATTTGAGTAAGTACATCTATGGCTGCGTCATTGAATTCCGGGGCGCCAGAACTATTCATCATGTTTGCATCGACCCCAGCTTGTATGgccttttccaaatctggTTCCCTTTCAGTTGCTTTCAAGGAAATTAAAATCTGTGCCGATTGAGTTGGAGAGGACGACCAGAAAATCTTTAATTTTGGATAAGCAATTAACAAAGTGATTAGTTTCGCTTGAATATCCTGCTGAAAAAACTTTACCGTGCTGGGGGTCATTTGTTGAGAGGTTTGGTTTGGTCTAGTTCTCAACTCTGCAAACGGCtctaaagaaaaagatttccCTTCTTGAAACTCTATCAATAAAGCTGGAAGCTGGTAATGACGAAACATTTGTTCACACTGTTGATAGAGCCGTCCTGAGTTGAAACTTCCGATTAAATCAGGAATGGATTTCCTTTCAACGCAGATACGCGGAGATATGATGTAATCGCCTATAGTTAGCATTGCTGGAACAACTTTCAACCCAATTCGGTAGCAGAGATTTGGCAGAGATGATCTAAACTCTCTAACGTCAACAATAATACTTGACTCATCTGTCGGTGTTCTAAATGCACTTCCACCGGCTATACGGGTGTTGAATACTTGACTTTTTGTGACTCTAAATTGATTATCCTCATCAGTAGAGTAATGCGACGCTAAGGTGGCCTTTTCCCTAATGAGTTTCGTAAACGCTTCTTTCTCCCTTTTGATAGAGTTCAAGTAAGTTTCCTCTTCGACAGAGTCTTTGTAATACATGAAAAATGTCTGTGCTGCACGCTGTTTACGGATAGCTTCATAAACCTCTATTCTTCTGATGAACGATAAATTTGGCTCATAGAGAATAATATGAGAGGGGTTCAACTCGTCAAGTAATGATTCGTTAGTTCTAGCGTCAAATTTCTCAATAACAATTTGATCTGCTGGTTCAATTGAATGAGAAAGAATCAGGTTCCTTGAGCCGGTAACCTCAAAATCCGCACCTGGATCTGAATCTTCCTCTAAATTTGAAATGTTCAATTGATCACTGTCCTGTTCAATGAAAGCATCCCTATTGTAGAGCCGATCAACGGCTTGAATGGCCTTGTTACCTCTTGTACGCCTTCTTTTGGAACTAGTTGCGTGGGCTCTATTCCTAGTGAAGGTCTTAGAAACTGTAAGAGCTTCTAAATCAGTACTTTCCACAACCTTTTCTTGTTTGAGTCCTTCTTTCAGTTGTTTTAAGGCTTTCTGGACCTGATTGTAGTGATTAAGACCCATCATCATAAACTTACGGCCAGGTGTAGCCCTGTTTGTATTTTGTGATAAATACTTTCTGAGTTGAACGCATGTTGACCTTTCATTACACATGATGAGGATGGGCCCTTCATTCATATTCCCGCGTGACCGGTCATCAGCAatatcttggaaaatttcCGTTAGCTGCTGCCATTTAGGTAGTTCTTCCAATAGGAAGCTTTGAGGCTCGCTGGAGGTTTGCAAAAAGACTCGTTCTCTTGACAACGAAAGAATTGAAATGGCCTCATCTAACATTAACCATGGAGATGAATTCTTTGTAGATTTGTTGACATCAAATATGGTTTTTATCGTTTCATAAAACTTTATAGCGTCATAATTCAAAAGATAACCCAGCAGTTCCTTCAAAGTGGAAATATCGTGGATAACTTGTTTCGTTGTCCAAGAACATCGATGCCACACCGGGTCCAATGTGGCTCTTATGACTTGGACAAACTCCTTATTCAGTGCATTGGAAATGTCCCAATATTCTGTAGACATTTCAGGGTTGTGTCGCTTGAGCTCATTGATACATGCTTCAATGCAGGAAAGTATAGCTAATTGGATTgttttcattctctttgtAAGTGAAACACTAATTTCAACAACCAAGTTGTTCTTGGAATTCATTTTCAACGAGTTGGCCACCTCGATATGGAATCTTGGCCAAATCAAAGTATTTGAAAGCTTTagatctttcaactttgttttcaaagGCTGAAAACCATGtatgaatttttcaacatcatctgATATTGCTTTCACAAAACCCCATTTGTTTGTTTGCCTGTAGAAATCGATTATAAAAGACTCATTAGAAGTATCCGTAACTTTTTCTGCATGTAAAACAATTATTCCTGTTATTAAATTCAGATTGAGAAGGTTGCTCAGTAAATCAACTATGAATATTCTAGATGTGACGGAGATGATACCACCAGAAGCATATATCTTTGACCGCTTTCCTACTACGTAGTTGGCATCAATTCTGACAAATTTGCGTCCGCTCTTTTTCATTCCTttattcaatttctctaCCCAGCTTAATTCTACCAACAGTTCTctaattttttcattttcaaactcGGTAGCATTCAGAAGTATGATTAAGCctcttttattttctctTAGAGGACTAGATAATGCATGCAGGAGGTTAGAAACAATCACCTCCAGTCCTAAGCCTTTTCCAAGAAGTAAAAGACCGTCTTGTCTCAACAAATCTGCAAGAATCAAATGTTGATACTTGAGAGGTAGTGAACAGAGAACATCTATGGGATCTGACACAATAGGTTCCTGGTGAGCCGCTTCTTTCAGGGGAATTGATATTTCGGGAGCTCTATCATCAATCGATTCTTCTGGCCTGTAAACTTCTAGATTGTCATCTTCTGGAACGAATAAAGACATAGTACatgtttcttctcttcaaagatgCGATGAAGAGAAGCGCGAGCAAGTTTATCATCAGTTGAAGGAACCACTAATGGAAAAGAACATGCACATGACTAAGATTGATTTCTATTGATCTGTACTAGCAGCATTGCCAATGGAGTCAGATCAGTGCAaacatttttgaagactCACCACGGTCAAACGGCTGTAAAAATGGAACGTTATAACTCGGCTCTAACTGAATTCTGTGGGGGTTAGTACCTTGTATCAGTATTCCAATTTTCACTACAGTTTCAGCGTTTCGGCGacctttttgaaatttcgGGTACCTTTTTGGAAGTGGTCTATAGGGATATACTTGGACCATAAGCTGCAATTTCAAGGGTTGCATTTAATAAGCGCTTTAGACCGAATCATCCTATAGACAAAGCCATGAGAAACTCAAGTTGATGTGGCGACCAAGGCCTCAGCTAATCAATAGTCAGATAAGGAATTTGGTATCACTTGAAGACGCCATCCAAGGGTATTCAAAGATAGTTACTGAGCATCTATCTAACACGAAATAGAATAATAACGCCTTGTCAAGAAACCTAGGCAGTTTATCGCACAGAGACTTGAGTCTAGACAACGTAGAAATGTCTACCCGAAAATGGGTCGTCTTAGTGTTTGAGGCAAATGGAATGGTTCGGCTTTCATGGGTGGTGAATAAATCAACGGAATGTCTTCTTAGAGTAACCCCCTCCTTGCAATTCTATGTGGCTGATTTCACTTGCAAATAAAAGATCGTTGTGTAAATTCCCATTTTCAGAGGGTTTGGTTCACCTTGCGAGCAATTCCAACGCCGTTCTCTCGCATCATTTCCTATTTGGCAGAGTAAAAAGTTTCCAGCGACTTAACGTTCTTCTCAAATTGATTGTAGCCTCTTTGAGTCCCTTCGTTGTTTCCTCAGCTTCCTATAGAGATGACTAAAATTATCGACAAGATAAAGGAGCTCAAAGGAGAACCTTTCTATTcgtttgaattttttccCCCGAAGACCGACAATGGTCTAAGAAACCTTTTGGCTCGTCTGGGAAGAATGTCCATGTTGAACCCTCTGTTTGTGACCGTTACCTGGGGAGCAGGCGGTACAACTTCAAGCAAAACATTAGACCTTGCAATCACTTGtcaaaaagatttggaTCTCACTACGTGTATTCACTTGACTTGCACAAACACCAGCAAGAAACTGATCGATAATGCATTGAAAGCCGCTTACGACAATGGAATCAAGAATATATTAGCACTTAGAGGTGATCCACCTCGAGAGGCTCAGGAAGTTGCAGTTGACCAAGACTTCAAATACGCTATAGATCTTGTCCGTTATATTAGAGGGCAATACGGGGATTACTTTTGTATCGGTGTTGCTGCGTATCCTGAAGGTCATGTAGAGGGAAACGATGACTCGGAACAATCTATTGATCATGATATGCCATATCTGCTGGAAAAAATCAATGCAGGCGCTGATTTTGTCGTGACGCAACTGTTTTATGATGCTGACAAGTTTTGTACCTTTTACAACACTTTAAAGCAACGCCTGGGTAGGGACGTCGTGGTCATCCCCGGATTAATGCCCATTAATACATACCAACTATTTCAAAGAGCAACTAATCTCAGTCATGCTTCTATTCCTCCAGCCGTTGGTCAACTGTTTCCTCCTGATGTGAGAcatgatgatgataaagTCAAAGATATTGGTGTTAAGTTGAtgattgatattgttgatcaaattTACAATGAAACGCATGGTGAGGTCAATGGGTATCATTTTTATACCCTGAATCTGGAGAAGTCAGTCGCTCAAATTGTTGACAAATCAAGTCTTCTCTCTCCGAGGCTGACAGTAAGCTCAAGATTTGAGAATGCAATTGAATCTTCGTCcgaagatgaaaaagagCAAAATCAGCAGACGAAAACCATCATTGCCATCTCATCAGGTGAAGGTACAATGGGTAAGGAAGCTACATGGGATGATTTCCCTAATGGTCGTTATGGTGACTCTAGATCTCCGGCTTATGGTGAAATCGATGGTTATGGACCTTCATTGAAAGTTAGCTCTTCAAGAGCCTACAAACTATGGGGCTATCCAGTTGATCTGGATGATATTACTAAGATTTTTATTGCTTATCTTTCAAACAGAATAACGGCTCTTCCATGGTCAGAGTTGGGATTGAACCCCGAAACGGGTTTGATCCAAGAGGAGCTTATCCAACTTAACGAAAAGCATATGTTTACAATCTCATCCCAACCTTCTGCAAATGGAGTCAAATCTACTGACAAGCTTTTTGGATGGGGTCCGTCTGAGGGTTACGTGTACCAAAAGGCTTTTGTTGAGGTGttcatcaacaaaaagCAATGGAATGAAGAAATTCTGCCCAACTTGCAAGGACATAAATCGGTAACCTGGTATCTGGGCGATTGTAACAATGCCTTTGACACTAATATCAAGATTCCCTTGTCTTCCAACTCAGTTACTTGGGGTTGCTTCCCAGATAAGGAGATTGTGCAAACGACGATTATTGGAGAGGAATCCTTCCAAGCATGGAACGAGGAGGCGTTCAACATATGGAGAGAATGGCAAAAACTTTACCCTAAGAATACTGCCAGTTACAACCTACTTGGTTCGATCATCAATAACTTTTATTTGGTTACATTAATTAATCACGATTATGCAAATGATAATAATAACTTGTGGGAGATCCTATTGCAGTAGAACGGTTGTCCTTAATGACATGCATTGAACCCTATTTATCAACTGGTAACCCCAACCGTTGATTCAGATAGTCTAATTTGAGCTGATCTCTATTATAGTTCCACTCATCAATGTGAGAGTTCGGTAATACAATCATGGTGTCCTTAGAAAGCAAAAGACAACCATGCCTAATAGGGGTATTTTTCAGTATCAATTTAGTCCCCAACTTCATATCCTTAATACTATTTGATATCGGCTCTAAGTTAATTCCATaaatcaatttttttgaggaATCTTGAAACGTTAATTTGAATACTTTGTTTTCGTAAATAGAGCTTTTGAACTCATTTGAATCTTGATCCGGGGAATCTGTGGGGCTATCAGTTTCAATGCTCTTGATAACCTGTCTTCTGTTACGATGCTGATCTGCAAATCCCTGATTCTCATCCATGGAATTAATGAGGATGTTTCTCTGGGATTGGTTTGATACTGTGACGTCGTGGATATCTATTATTTGCACCATCGTAGGATTAGACACCACTGACGCGTCTGAGTTGATAGACGAGTTCAATGCATTCTCGATATTAGGGGACACATTGGGAGGCTTGACCTTTGTGATGTCAAACTTCAACATAGACGGTGACCATTAACAGATTAGAGgttctttgagaaatgtAGTAAAGTGAGTTATAAGTCTCCCTCTCATGAACAATAGATCAGTTGAAATAAAGCTAGGAGATCACTTTTCGCGATAGGAAATATCAACTTAGTAAATATATTGTTCTGGTCAAATAATAGCTACAAGCTGGAAGGCTATTTTCAGCCTGAGAAAATACTGGCAGCATTTCCAGAAGATTTAGGGGATGTCGTTGGGTATGCTGTTAGGTTTTGTGAGAACGTTTGCTTAAATCTCTCCTATCCTCTTAGGTTAAGTAGTTCGCTAACCAATATCCAAACAGCTCAAAAATCTGAACCATTATCAATTGACGCTCATATACTACCAGACCGTAGCCGGAAAACTGTCGATTAAGAAATGAAAGTGCTCTCCTTATACTTGCTGAACAAATCGGGTGGGCTAATTTATCAACGCGACTTCAATCCAGAGTCCAATGGAATCAACAAGCTAAGCTCTAACGATTACTTAATCACTGCGGGCACTTTACACTCAATTCACGCTATAGTTGCAGGCCTAACACCTCCAGTTCTCTACCCTATACAAGAAAATCAGACGGGAAATCAGAACCAAACGGGGCTGTTTCAAGtggaaactgaaaaattcaacCTGTTCATTTACCAGACATTGACTGGTTTAAAGATCATCTCCATTGTCCAGAAGGGGGTGAGCCAAGAGACGGCCACGAGATTCATGGCCAATGTGCATTCTATTTATTCAGATTACGTTATGAAAAACCCGTTTTACACTTTAGACATGCCTATTAAATGCCAGTTATTCAGCAACAAAGTGTTATTGTTGAGTGAGGCTAGTTGATTGGGTAGAGCTCAAAACTATTCAAACCCCGTGGTCGTGTTGGGTTCATACATTACCCCTcggtttttttttcttcaggGATGGTCACCCTTTGTTTCCCTCTTGTGAGggaaggaaaagaaacgaCAACAACTGTTTATTCTCCCCCTCGAAAGTCATGTCATGCTGGGTCTAAATTGGGTGGAACGATttagttcttttttttttgcgAGGCACGATACGACTCTTACCCCCTGGATCATCCGTCTATTAAGCATCTATATGCCAGTAGATCCTTGAACCATTCTTAGTTAGAGCAGGTCACCATGTCAATCCTAACGAATGTCATTGTGAACAACAAGTACCAGCTTGTGAAGAAAGTTGGTTCCGGATCCTACGGGATTGTTTACAGTGCAAGACACTTAAGCTCCAACACCAACAAACTCTACGCTATTAAATTAATTCTCAAGGATCACCCATCCatgaagaaatcaaagcATAAAGCTACGAAGCAGAAGGACACAAAGTATTTGATTGAAAGATTCGAACAAGATTTGCATGATATAGCTCTTAACAACAACGGTTTAATATCCGCAAATTTGTTGGATCTGGATTTAATCAAAGAGAAGGGACACAACTGTaaaatcttgaaagagatttctATTCAATTAAAAGTTCATAAGCATCCCAACATTTTAAGCATATATAGGGTCTACGACAATCAGATTTCCCTGATTGTTGTGATGGATTACTATCCCGAAGGAGATTTATTTGCTGCTATTGTCACAAAACAATTGTACAAGAATGATCCAAAGTTAATCAAAGATGTGTTTTTACAACTGATCGATGCTCTTAGTTACTGTCACGCACAGCGAGTCTATCATTGTGATCTAAAACCAGAGAATGTATTGGTCGCAAATAATGGTACCAAGATGATTTTGGCTGACTTTGGCCTCTCCTTGACGAGCAGCTTCATTGACAGTAATATTTGTTTGGGTTCCTCGTTTTATATGGCCCCTGAAAGGATACAAAACTTCAATAATGGATTTGATGATTTGCATAATCTCACCGATAAGCATGGTGGGATCGTTAAATTCCCAACAAGTGCCGGAGATGTCTGGTCACTTATAGTTATTCTCATCAATTTTATCTCTATCAGAAATCCCTGGGCAAAGGCATCTTTGGACGATATAACGTTCAAAAGCTATCTCAAAGACTACAAagttttgatgaaaattttaCCCATATCAAAGGACTGTTGCAAGATGTTAAGTCGGTATCTTGTTTTAGATCCTTGGAAGAGGGGTTCGTTACTCCAACTGCGGTATGACTTCTTGAAACTGAACCATTTATCTAAAGAAGGTCCTTTGTCGATAAGTTGTGGTGTTGATGTCTCAGAATCAATGATGTG
This window of the Komagataella phaffii GS115 chromosome 2, complete sequence genome carries:
- a CDS encoding Single-stranded DNA endonuclease (with Rad10p) yields the protein MSLFVPEDDNLEVYRPEESIDDRAPEISIPLKEAAHQEPIVSDPIDVLCSLPLKYQHLILADLLRQDGLLLLGKGLGLEVIVSNLLHALSSPLRENKRGLIILLNATEFENEKIRELLVELSWVEKLNKGMKKSGRKFVRIDANYVVGKRSKIYASGGIISVTSRIFIVDLLSNLLNLNLITGIIVLHAEKVTDTSNESFIIDFYRQTNKWGFVKAISDDVEKFIHGFQPLKTKLKDLKLSNTLIWPRFHIEVANSLKMNSKNNLVVEISVSLTKRMKTIQLAILSCIEACINELKRHNPEMSTEYWDISNALNKEFVQVIRATLDPVWHRCSWTTKQVIHDISTLKELLGYLLNYDAIKFYETIKTIFDVNKSTKNSSPWLMLDEAISILSLSRERVFLQTSSEPQSFLLEELPKWQQLTEIFQDIADDRSRGNMNEGPILIMCNERSTCVQLRKYLSQNTNRATPGRKFMMMGLNHYNQVQKALKQLKEGLKQEKVVESTDLEALTVSKTFTRNRAHATSSKRRRTRGNKAIQAVDRLYNRDAFIEQDSDQLNISNLEEDSDPGADFEVTGSRNLILSHSIEPADQIVIEKFDARTNESLLDELNPSHIILYEPNLSFIRRIEVYEAIRKQRAAQTFFMYYKDSVEEETYLNSIKREKEAFTKLIREKATLASHYSTDEDNQFRVTKSQVFNTRIAGGSAFRTPTDESSIIVDVREFRSSLPNLCYRIGLKVVPAMLTIGDYIISPRICVERKSIPDLIGSFNSGRLYQQCEQMFRHYQLPALLIEFQEGKSFSLEPFAELRTRPNQTSQQMTPSTVKFFQQDIQAKLITLLIAYPKLKIFWSSSPTQSAQILISLKATEREPDLEKAIQAGVDANMMNSSGAPEFNDAAIDVLTQIPGVTKVNYHLIITKVKNLKKFVNLSLQEMQDIIGKEAGSVAYNFVNWKFNSTSTNSNGLNV
- a CDS encoding Isozyme of methylenetetrahydrofolate reductase yields the protein MTKIIDKIKELKGEPFYSFEFFPPKTDNGLRNLLARLGRMSMLNPLFVTVTWGAGGTTSSKTLDLAITCQKDLDLTTCIHLTCTNTSKKLIDNALKAAYDNGIKNILALRGDPPREAQEVAVDQDFKYAIDLVRYIRGQYGDYFCIGVAAYPEGHVEGNDDSEQSIDHDMPYLLEKINAGADFVVTQLFYDADKFCTFYNTLKQRLGRDVVVIPGLMPINTYQLFQRATNLSHASIPPAVGQLFPPDVRHDDDKVKDIGVKLMIDIVDQIYNETHGEVNGYHFYTLNLEKSVAQIVDKSSLLSPRLTVSSRFENAIESSSEDEKEQNQQTKTIIAISSGEGTMGKEATWDDFPNGRYGDSRSPAYGEIDGYGPSLKVSSSRAYKLWGYPVDLDDITKIFIAYLSNRITALPWSELGLNPETGLIQEELIQLNEKHMFTISSQPSANGVKSTDKLFGWGPSEGYVYQKAFVEVFINKKQWNEEILPNLQGHKSVTWYLGDCNNAFDTNIKIPLSSNSVTWGCFPDKEIVQTTIIGEESFQAWNEEAFNIWREWQKLYPKNTASYNLLGSIINNFYLVTLINHDYANDNNNLWEILLQ
- a CDS encoding Cytoplasmic serine/threonine protein kinase, yielding MSILTNVIVNNKYQLVKKVGSGSYGIVYSARHLSSNTNKLYAIKLILKDHPSMKKSKHKATKQKDTKYLIERFEQDLHDIALNNNGLISANLLDLDLIKEKGHNCKILKEISIQLKVHKHPNILSIYRVYDNQISLIVVMDYYPEGDLFAAIVTKQLYKNDPKLIKDVFLQLIDALSYCHAQRVYHCDLKPENVLVANNGTKMILADFGLSLTSSFIDSNICLGSSFYMAPERIQNFNNGFDDLHNLTDKHGGIVKFPTSAGDVWSLIVILINFISIRNPWAKASLDDITFKSYLKDYKVLMKILPISKDCCKMLSRYLVLDPWKRGSLLQLRYDFLKLNHLSKEGPLSISCGVDVSESMMCQIPVDHTMSLSDEDIQISQRTSSSSTLEIETEEQDPFLLKSEVSSICRWNLKYPYALYN
- a CDS encoding One of 10 subunits of the transport protein particle (TRAPP) complex of the cis-Golgi — encoded protein: MKVLSLYLLNKSGGLIYQRDFNPESNGINKLSSNDYLITAGTLHSIHAIVAGLTPPVLYPIQENQTGNQNQTGLFQVETEKFNLFIYQTLTGLKIISIVQKGVSQETATRFMANVHSIYSDYVMKNPFYTLDMPIKCQLFSNKVLLLSEAS